The Crocinitomicaceae bacterium genome includes a region encoding these proteins:
- a CDS encoding transposase, whose translation MSIDQRRMIVEKSHPKLSIRRQCQLLEISPSSLYYKPKGESQLNLFLMKKIDEQYLNKPFWGVPRMTRWLREHGYRVDKKRIGRLYKLLDLKAIVPGPHIKIPSTSF comes from the coding sequence ATGAGTATTGATCAACGCAGGATGATAGTTGAAAAGTCACATCCAAAACTTTCAATCAGAAGGCAGTGCCAACTTTTAGAAATATCGCCATCGAGTTTGTATTACAAACCAAAAGGCGAATCACAATTAAACTTGTTTTTAATGAAAAAAATTGATGAACAATACCTGAATAAACCTTTTTGGGGAGTTCCACGAATGACACGTTGGTTGAGAGAGCACGGCTACCGAGTGGACAAAAAAAGAATCGGCAGACTTTATAAATTATTGGATTTGAAAGCCATTGTTCCTGGGCCACACATCAAAATCCCATCCACATCATTTTAA
- a CDS encoding geranylgeranylglycerol-phosphate geranylgeranyltransferase — MMKLYHFLRLIRTMNLVVIAVTMGVFQKFITRGTYIDLLQADFLLLVLSTLLIAAAGNIINDYFDVKADRVNKPELLIIDKYIKRRWAILFNWVFNSIGLCIALYLGWKYQDWMIPLIPFICINVLWFYSMYFKRTFFAGNFLVAILTGLVPVYVLIFNDPLSPVFVTNTWLFASFAFGTNLVREIVKDVADIKGDLLLGSKSIPIKWGLDNTRYLLFALTILLLVGMIGVMVILFQFLPEMILHAPQQIVALILISLAVLVTFCSLFFLPSFPNRRKYLMAANLLKLAMLFGLLIPLFI, encoded by the coding sequence ATGATGAAGCTGTATCATTTTTTGAGATTGATCAGAACCATGAATTTGGTTGTCATTGCTGTGACTATGGGGGTATTTCAAAAATTCATCACACGAGGAACATATATTGACTTATTGCAGGCAGATTTTTTATTATTGGTACTTTCTACTTTGCTTATTGCGGCTGCGGGTAATATCATCAATGATTATTTTGATGTGAAAGCTGACAGGGTGAATAAACCTGAGTTGTTGATCATTGACAAGTATATTAAAAGACGTTGGGCTATTTTGTTTAATTGGGTTTTCAATTCCATTGGTCTTTGCATTGCACTTTATCTTGGATGGAAATATCAAGATTGGATGATTCCTCTCATTCCTTTTATTTGCATCAATGTGTTGTGGTTTTATTCCATGTATTTTAAGCGAACATTTTTTGCAGGTAATTTTTTAGTGGCTATACTAACCGGTCTCGTTCCGGTTTATGTTTTGATTTTTAATGATCCACTTTCACCGGTGTTTGTCACCAATACATGGCTTTTTGCAAGTTTTGCTTTTGGCACCAATTTGGTGCGTGAAATTGTGAAAGATGTGGCTGATATCAAAGGTGACTTATTACTTGGAAGCAAATCAATTCCAATAAAATGGGGTTTAGATAATACGCGATATCTTTTATTTGCGCTAACCATTTTATTACTTGTCGGAATGATAGGAGTCATGGTGATTCTATTTCAATTTTTACCTGAAATGATTTTGCATGCGCCACAACAAATTGTTGCACTCATTCTTATTAGTCTGGCGGTGTTGGTGACTTTTTGTTCTCTCTTTTTTCTGCCTTCATTTCCAAACAGACGGAAGTATTTAATGGCGGCCAATTTGCTAAAGCTTGCCATGTTATTCGGCTTGTTGATTCCCTTGTTTATCTAA
- the ffh gene encoding signal recognition particle protein, with translation MFESLSEKFDRALKVLKGQGQITEINVAETLKEVRRALLDADVSFNTARDFTQQVKEKALGRNVLTAISPGQLLTKICHEELIELMGGTQAELNIKGNPGIILMSGLQGSGKTTHTGKLASFLKNKKGKNPLLVACDVYRPAAIDQLHVLGEQLGIEVYSNKEEKNPVKIAKDAIAYAKTKSFNVVIVDTAGRLAVDEEMMTEIAEIKKAINPSETLFVVDAMTGQDAVNTAKAFNDRINFDGVILTKLDGDTRGGAALSIKSVVDKPIKFVGTGEKMDALDVFYPARMADRILGMGDVVSLVEKAQEQYDEAEAKKLQKKIAQNKFDFDDFYAQIQQIKKMGNVKDLMGMIPGMSKAMKDVNVDDDAFKGIEAIIQSMTPKERANPDIINVSRKNRIATGSGTNVNEVNKLLKQFHETKKVMHMMSNKKNMANMMRQMKGMRGMPGMPGM, from the coding sequence ATGTTTGAAAGTTTATCAGAGAAGTTTGACCGAGCGCTCAAGGTATTAAAAGGTCAGGGACAAATCACTGAAATTAACGTGGCTGAAACACTGAAAGAAGTTCGCCGCGCTTTGCTTGATGCCGATGTTAGTTTTAATACCGCACGTGATTTTACACAACAGGTAAAAGAAAAAGCATTGGGTAGAAATGTACTTACTGCAATTTCTCCCGGGCAATTGCTCACCAAAATTTGTCATGAAGAGTTGATTGAATTGATGGGCGGCACGCAAGCTGAACTCAATATCAAAGGTAATCCCGGTATCATTCTGATGTCAGGTCTACAGGGTTCTGGTAAAACAACGCATACCGGTAAACTGGCAAGTTTTTTAAAAAACAAAAAAGGTAAAAATCCGCTGCTTGTTGCTTGTGACGTTTATCGTCCTGCCGCTATTGATCAGTTGCATGTACTGGGTGAACAGTTGGGTATTGAAGTGTACTCAAACAAAGAAGAGAAAAATCCGGTAAAAATTGCAAAAGATGCGATTGCTTATGCCAAAACAAAAAGTTTCAATGTTGTCATTGTAGATACCGCCGGTCGTTTGGCTGTTGATGAAGAGATGATGACTGAAATTGCTGAAATAAAAAAAGCAATCAATCCTTCTGAAACTTTATTTGTTGTTGACGCCATGACCGGTCAGGATGCTGTCAACACAGCTAAAGCATTTAATGATCGTATCAATTTTGACGGCGTTATTCTCACCAAATTAGATGGTGATACACGAGGTGGTGCTGCGCTATCAATAAAATCTGTTGTTGACAAGCCTATCAAGTTTGTTGGTACCGGTGAAAAAATGGATGCCTTGGATGTGTTCTATCCGGCTCGTATGGCTGATCGTATTTTGGGAATGGGAGATGTTGTGTCTCTCGTTGAAAAGGCGCAGGAACAATATGATGAGGCTGAGGCAAAAAAACTGCAGAAGAAAATTGCCCAGAATAAATTTGATTTTGATGATTTCTACGCACAAATTCAGCAAATCAAAAAAATGGGTAATGTCAAAGATTTGATGGGTATGATTCCGGGCATGAGTAAAGCTATGAAAGATGTAAATGTTGATGATGATGCATTCAAAGGCATTGAAGCTATTATTCAATCCATGACACCCAAAGAAAGAGCCAATCCTGATATCATTAACGTATCTCGCAAAAACCGAATTGCAACTGGAAGCGGAACCAATGTCAACGAGGTGAATAAACTGCTCAAGCAATTCCATGAAACTAAAAAAGTGATGCACATGATGAGCAATAAAAAGAACATGGCTAACATGATGCGTCAGATGAAAGGCATGCGTGGAATGCCCGGTATGCCCGGAATGTAG
- a CDS encoding glycosyltransferase family 2 protein → MSLYLKKHAFCKPQISEPAHFNTQVIVVIPCFNEEKLLDTLCALALCDQPICHVEVIVVLNSGLHHEQAILDQNMKTQNEFLQWKKNNTQQNITWHLIHVANLPTKHAGVGLARKIGMDEAVARFEMIGADGIILCFDADSLCDKNYLTAVHRHFFELHPTSPGCSVYFEHPLNSDEYGEEIMHAITQYELHLRYYNLCMRYCRLPYAFHTIGSSMAVRSSAYQKQGGMNRRKAGEDFYFLHKIIALGNFSELNSTRVIPSPRVSDRVPFGTGKSVTDFLAQNQKQYYTYNFNSFQLISSIVKLVPQLRPNGAELIMNLFQNSADSVLLLDWLKQEKFDDALHSMRNNSASDSSFYKRFFAWFDAFRVLKLLHFLRDHGKDNSPVMQEISNLHAADESQFSFDSDPIIQLKILRDHERMRS, encoded by the coding sequence ATGAGTCTTTACCTAAAAAAACACGCTTTCTGCAAACCACAAATCAGTGAACCTGCCCATTTTAATACGCAGGTGATTGTGGTAATTCCCTGTTTTAATGAAGAAAAATTATTGGATACACTTTGCGCCTTGGCCTTGTGTGATCAGCCAATCTGCCATGTTGAGGTAATTGTTGTTTTGAATTCCGGGCTTCATCATGAACAAGCAATTCTTGATCAAAACATGAAAACACAGAATGAGTTTTTGCAATGGAAAAAAAATAATACGCAGCAAAATATAACCTGGCATTTAATTCATGTTGCTAATTTGCCAACAAAACATGCAGGCGTAGGTTTAGCCAGAAAAATTGGAATGGACGAAGCCGTAGCCCGTTTTGAAATGATTGGTGCAGATGGCATTATTCTTTGTTTTGATGCAGATAGTTTGTGTGATAAAAATTATCTGACAGCGGTGCATCGCCATTTTTTTGAGCTTCATCCGACATCACCCGGTTGTTCAGTTTATTTTGAACATCCCTTGAATAGTGATGAGTACGGTGAAGAAATTATGCATGCCATTACACAATATGAATTGCATCTGCGATACTATAATTTATGTATGCGTTATTGCAGATTGCCGTATGCATTTCATACCATTGGTTCAAGCATGGCTGTTCGCTCGTCGGCCTATCAGAAACAAGGAGGAATGAATCGTAGAAAGGCAGGAGAAGATTTTTATTTTCTTCATAAAATTATTGCTCTGGGTAATTTTTCAGAATTGAATTCTACCCGTGTTATTCCTTCTCCTCGTGTTTCTGATCGCGTGCCATTTGGAACGGGTAAATCAGTCACAGATTTTTTGGCGCAGAATCAGAAACAGTATTACACCTATAATTTCAATTCATTTCAGTTGATTTCGTCTATCGTAAAACTTGTTCCGCAATTACGCCCTAATGGCGCAGAATTGATCATGAATTTATTTCAAAATTCAGCAGATTCAGTTTTACTATTAGATTGGTTGAAGCAAGAAAAATTTGATGATGCATTGCATTCAATGCGCAATAATTCAGCATCAGATTCTTCATTTTATAAAAGATTTTTTGCGTGGTTTGATGCTTTCAGAGTTCTTAAGTTGTTGCATTTTCTGAGAGATCACGGAAAAGATAATTCACCTGTGATGCAAGAAATTTCAAATCTTCACGCAGCAGATGAGAGTCAATTTTCCTTTGATTCGGATCCAATCATCCAACTGAAAATATTGCGTGACCACGAGCGCATGCGATCTTGA
- a CDS encoding IS3 family transposase — protein MFLGHTSKSHPHHFKYPYLLRNLKIEKSNQVWATDITCIPMKTGYLYLSAIMDLHSRFIVGWSLSNTMEASWCTAVMKDAIARHGKPQIVNTDQGSQYTSSEHTELLKQNDIKISMDGTGRAIDNIFIERFWRTLKYEHLKFKDYHNGIELYKVIEEFMNDYNFDRMHSSLDYKRPANIYSKNDAA, from the coding sequence TTGTTCCTGGGCCACACATCAAAATCCCATCCACATCATTTTAAATATCCTTATCTGCTCAGAAATTTAAAAATCGAAAAATCGAATCAGGTTTGGGCCACTGACATTACCTGTATTCCAATGAAAACCGGCTACCTATATCTGTCGGCAATTATGGATTTGCACAGTCGTTTTATAGTTGGCTGGAGCTTGTCAAACACAATGGAAGCGTCATGGTGCACGGCAGTGATGAAAGATGCGATCGCGCGTCATGGTAAACCTCAAATTGTAAATACTGATCAGGGATCGCAATACACTTCTTCAGAACACACTGAACTTTTAAAACAAAATGACATCAAAATTTCAATGGATGGAACGGGAAGAGCCATTGACAATATTTTTATCGAACGCTTTTGGAGAACGCTCAAATACGAGCACTTAAAGTTCAAAGATTACCACAACGGTATTGAACTTTACAAGGTGATCGAGGAATTTATGAACGATTACAATTTTGATAGGATGCATAGCTCACTTGATTACAAAAGGCCAGCAAATATTTATTCCAAAAATGATGCAGCTTAA
- a CDS encoding transposase: protein MTSRRKRRNFNPEFKVKVVLEALKERESIQQLAQKYEIHPNQITAWKQEFVKNAACIFSSDQKDTAMSDKDRENLLAHWTTSGKMTF from the coding sequence ATGACCTCAAGAAGAAAGAGAAGGAACTTCAACCCGGAGTTCAAAGTAAAAGTAGTTCTGGAAGCTCTGAAAGAACGAGAATCAATTCAGCAACTCGCTCAGAAGTATGAAATTCATCCAAATCAGATTACTGCCTGGAAACAAGAATTTGTAAAAAATGCGGCGTGTATTTTTTCATCTGACCAAAAAGATACAGCGATGAGTGATAAAGATCGCGAAAATCTGTTAGCGCATTGGACAACTTCAGGGAAAATGACTTTTTAA
- a CDS encoding DUF5071 domain-containing protein: MKRFITNLYSYNWQVKEILHGNNAIWKYWIISRIGRLVKDSGVLHELQRIAFHPTKREIVEYVDQLTREILS; this comes from the coding sequence ATAAAGAGATTTATTACAAACCTTTACTCTTACAATTGGCAAGTCAAAGAAATACTACATGGGAACAATGCAATATGGAAATATTGGATAATTTCACGTATTGGTCGTTTGGTAAAAGATTCTGGAGTACTTCATGAACTTCAAAGAATAGCTTTTCACCCAACGAAACGAGAGATTGTTGAATACGTTGACCAATTAACCAGAGAAATTCTATCATAA